Proteins encoded within one genomic window of Fragaria vesca subsp. vesca linkage group LG1, FraVesHawaii_1.0, whole genome shotgun sequence:
- the LOC101296426 gene encoding 50S ribosomal protein L23-like: MGSRLGSRVVHFPNLPIKLLMPTTFTNITEFALKTIPSASKIEIKRVLESLYGFDIEKVRTLNMDGKNKKRGGLLIAKPAYKKAYVTLRSPLSLNPELYPIGAVEEERKATAAGKKGSKSSVVEEGEGKKHWLDGEEKEKVRRKRFDGSPVFGDGKEKFPWSNMRFRWYP; the protein is encoded by the exons ATGGGAAGCCGACTGGGGAGCAGAGTAGTCCACTTCCCGAACCTCCCAATCAAACTCCTGATGCCAACCACCTTCACCAACATCACCGAATTCGCACTCAAAACTATCCCCTCCGCCTCCAAGATCGAAATCAAGCGCGTCCTCGAGTCCCTCTACGGCTTCGACATCGAGAAAGTCCGAACCCTAAATATGGACGGCAAGAATAAGAAGCGCGGCGGCCTCTTGATCGCCAAGCCCGCCTACAAGAAGGCCTACGTCACGCTCAGGTCACCGCTCTCGCTGAACCCGGAGCTGTACCCGATCGGAGCCGTGGAGGAGGAGAGGAAGGCGACGGCGGCGGGGAAGAAGGGGAGCAAGTCGAGCGTGGTGGAGGAGGGAGAGGGGAAGAAGCATTGGCTGGATGGGGAGGAGAAGGAGAAGGTGAGAAGGAAGAGGTTTGATGGCTCTCCGGTTTTCGGCGACGGCAAGGAGAAGTTTCCCTGGAGCAATATGAGGTTCCG ATGGTACCCTTGA